The nucleotide window TGAACAATGTGTTTCACAATTGCCAGCCCCAGTCCGGTCCCGCCCTCATCCCGGCTGCGTGATTTATCCACCCGGTAAAACCGCTCAAAGATCCTTGGCAAATGTTCCCCGGCAATACCGCATCCGAAGTCCCGGACTTCGATAATATTTTTTTTCTTTTCCCGGCCGCCCTTGACAACCACCGGTGTTTTCGAATTGCTGTACTTCACTGCATTTTCCAACAAATTAAACAAGGCCTGCTCAAAGAGCGGTTGATTCAAACCCGCCTGCATTTCTTTGGAAATGGAATTGTTTATGGAAACCTGCGTATCGCGGTAAGCACTCATACACGTCTGAATGCTGTTTTCCACCATCTCAAACACACCCGTCTTTTTCTTCTCCAGTTTATCAAAACCCAATTGTTCAATACGCGAGAGATCCAATAAATCTTCGATAATCGCATTCAAGCGGTGACTGTGTTTCTCTATTTTTTTAAGAAATTTCTGCGTTTCATCCCGGGTAAGCTGTTTGTCATCCAACAATGTCTCAACAAACCCCTGTATTAGCGTAATGGGCGTCTTCAACTCATGCGAAACATTGGATACAAATTCACGCCGTATCGTCTCGAGTCGGTGCAGCTGGGTAAAATCATTGAGAACAATAATCGCGCCATTGACGGTATTATTCGCCGCCTTAATTTTCGCCCCGGTCACACGCATCATTTTTTCGCCGTTTTTATAAAACTTTAATTCCGCGGTCGTGGATTCTTCAGAAACGAGCGTCAACGCGATAAACGCATGCAAAGAAGGGTCCCGAATAATTTCCTGTATTTTTTTCCCTACATCCCAATTGGGTTCCACTTCAAACAACTGCTTGGCCGACGAATTCATATAAACAACATTTTCCCTGCCATCGACCGCCAAAACCCCTTCCGTCATCCCGGTTAAAATAGCCGCTTGTTCCTGACGCTGATGTTCGCTGGATTCAATTCTTTGTTTCAATTGCACCGCCATCATATTGAGCGTATCTGCCAGGCTTTTAATCTCTTCCGAACCATCGGTATAGAGTTTATGCTCCAGATCGCCGGCCGCGTATTTTTCCGCCCCTTGTTTGATGGTCACCAGCGGCTTAATCATGCGCTGTGAGACCCAAAAGCTTATCGCCGCTGTCAAAATAATGATAAAGAATACACCCAGCAATATTTTTTTATTCATTGCCAGCAGAGCTTGTTGCAATCCGTTCAACGGCAATGATGTCCTGACAAACCCCTGCAACACGCCATCCTCGCCGCGCAAAACAATCGCGGTATACATCATATACTGTTTGAGCGAGTAGCTGTAGCGGTGCGAACTCCCAATGCCTTGTTTGCCTGCGCTGATGACCTCCGGACGGTCACCATGATTTTCCAATTTAGCCGCATCTTCGTGCGAGTCCCCTGCAACCCGCCCATCCGGCAAAACAATGGTAATGCGCGTACCGGTTTCTTTCCCCATCGAAGTAATCATCCGGTCCATTTCAGTGTACTTTTCCTGCTGTATCATCCGGCTCAACTGTCCGGCCAACAAGCGTGAACGCACGGTCAAATTATCGGCTGTATTTGAATAATAAAACTGCTGGAAAATACTCAGGGCAATCCAAACAACTGCCAATACCGAAAAACCTACCAAAACCAGATGAGAAGTAAAAAGCTGCCAAAAAATCGATTTCCTTTTATACACGATTTACTCCTCGAATTTATACCCGACACCTCTGACGGTATTGATATAGTCTCCGGCTTTCCCGAGTTTTTTGCGCAACCCGACAATCTGGACATCAATGGAACGTTCGGTCACCGGATAGTCTTCTCCCTTGACCCCGTCCACAATCCGGCTGCGGGTAAATACCCAGCCCGGTTTCTGCGCCAAGAGTTGCAGGACTTTAAACTCTGTCATG belongs to bacterium and includes:
- a CDS encoding HAMP domain-containing protein, which translates into the protein MYKRKSIFWQLFTSHLVLVGFSVLAVVWIALSIFQQFYYSNTADNLTVRSRLLAGQLSRMIQQEKYTEMDRMITSMGKETGTRITIVLPDGRVAGDSHEDAAKLENHGDRPEVISAGKQGIGSSHRYSYSLKQYMMYTAIVLRGEDGVLQGFVRTSLPLNGLQQALLAMNKKILLGVFFIIILTAAISFWVSQRMIKPLVTIKQGAEKYAAGDLEHKLYTDGSEEIKSLADTLNMMAVQLKQRIESSEHQRQEQAAILTGMTEGVLAVDGRENVVYMNSSAKQLFEVEPNWDVGKKIQEIIRDPSLHAFIALTLVSEESTTAELKFYKNGEKMMRVTGAKIKAANNTVNGAIIVLNDFTQLHRLETIRREFVSNVSHELKTPITLIQGFVETLLDDKQLTRDETQKFLKKIEKHSHRLNAIIEDLLDLSRIEQLGFDKLEKKKTGVFEMVENSIQTCMSAYRDTQVSINNSISKEMQAGLNQPLFEQALFNLLENAVKYSNSKTPVVVKGGREKKKNIIEVRDFGCGIAGEHLPRIFERFYRVDKSRSRDEGGTGLGLAIVKHIVQAHGGEIAVESTLEKGTCFRITLPE